A region of Argentina anserina chromosome 5, drPotAnse1.1, whole genome shotgun sequence DNA encodes the following proteins:
- the LOC126793659 gene encoding ATP-dependent Clp protease proteolytic subunit 5, chloroplastic: MAQTCVSTSASSLRLNSLGFALNPSSCSQPQSLSVSLPSQRFPSRRLKKLAENRKGVQSSPVKAVYDEFWAPTSREGIWSIREDLQLPSSPYFPAYAQGQGPPPMVQERFQSVISQLFQHRIIRCGGAVDDDMANIIVAQLLYLDAVDPKKDIVMYVNSPGGSVTAGMAIFDTMRHIRPDVSTVCVGLAASMGAFLLSAGTKGKRYSLPNSRIMIHQPLGGAQGGQTDIDIQANEMLHHKANLNGYLSYHTGQSLAKINQDTDRDFFMSAKEAKEYGLIDGVILNPLKALQPLPVAVESTDESSEIAAA; the protein is encoded by the exons atggCGCAGACTTGCGTTTCCACATCGGCCTCGTCCCTCAGATTGAACTCCCTCGGCTTCGCTCTCAACCCTAGCTCCTGCTCCCAGCCTCAGAGCCTCTCCGTCTCTCTCCCCTCTCAACGCTTTCCGTCCAG GAGGTTGAAGAAGTTAGCTGAGAATAGAAAAGGTGTCCAGAGCTCTCCGGTGAAAGCTGTCTATGATGAGTTTTGGGCACCCACTTCTCGTGAAGGAATCTGGTCCATTAG GGAGGATTTGCAACTGCCATCTTCGCCATACTTTCCTGCTTATGCACAGGGACAAGGTCCACCCCCTATGGTGCAAGAGCGTTTTCAGAGTGTTATCAGTCAGCTTTTCCAGCAT AGGATCATCCGTTGTGGGGGAGCTGTGGATGATGATATGGCAAATATAATCGTCGCTCAACTTCTTTACCTTGATGCTGTTGATCCTAAGAAG GATATTGTCATGTATGTGAATTCACCCGGAGGATCTGTTACTGCTG GTATGGCCATATTCGACACAATGAGGCATATCCGGCCTGATGTCTCTACTGTGTGTGTTGGGCTGGCAGCTAG tatGGGGGCTTTCCTGCTAAGTGCTGGCACAAAAG GAAAACGATACAGCTTGCCAAATTCAAGGATAATGATCCATCAGCCTCTTGGTGGAGCTCAAGGAGGGCAAACTGACATAGATATTCAG GCAAATGAAATGCTGCATCACAAGGCAAACTTAAATGGTTATCTTTCCTACCACACTGGTCAAAGTCTTGCAAAGATCAACCAAGACACGGATCGTGATTTTTTCATGAGTGCAAAGGAGGCCAAGGAATATGGGCTTATAGATGGTGTAATATTGAATCCTCTCAAAGCTCTACAGCCGTTGCCAGTCGCAGTGGAGAGTACTGATGAATCCAGTGAGATAGCGGCTGCCTAG
- the LOC126794411 gene encoding probable WRKY transcription factor 65 isoform X2 has protein sequence MDETLSSPEQESDASRELMIRPETQASKRRKVAHQKTVVTVKIGPNVGKLKNEGPPSDFWSWRKYGQKPIKGSPYPRGYYRCSTSKGCSAKKQVERCKTDASVLIITYTSSHNHPGPDVTSTTKTQNPPPKEAPMQSNSEEDDDDDEDLTAEVPKEEEQEAEPEPEPEPDQEEEQERKVDMQQEPDHFYYIQSPIRSSQDIVIYQEDPFSSGSHLEKTLFDEHPHPLCYPQLMSFSTTPKSEEEEDFYDELEELLPASSYFPSFMRSNLSQLERIPFVPS, from the exons ATGGATGAAACCCTCTCTTCTCCAGAACAGGAGTCAGATGCCTCAAGGGAGCTCATGATTAGGCCAGAAACTCAGGCTTCCAAAAGAAG GAAGGTGGCTCATCAGAAAACAGTGGTTACAGTGAAGATAGGACCAAATGTGGGGAAGCTAAAGAATGAAGGGCCTCCTTCAGATTTCTGGTCATGGAGGAAATATGGGCAAAAACCCATCAAAGGATCTCCTTATCCAAG GGGGTACTACAGGTGCAGCACATCAAAGGGTTGTTCTGCCAAGAAACAAGTGGAGAGATGCAAAACTGATGCTTCTGTGCTCATAATCACCTACACTTCTAGCCATAATCATCCAGGTCCTGATGTGACATCCACCACCAAAACCCAGAACCCACCACCAAAAGAAGCCCCAATGCAATCCAATagtgaagaagatgatgatgatgacgaggATCTCACGGCTGAAGTGCCCAAAGAGGAAGAACAAGAGGCAGAGCCAGAGCCGGAACCAGAACcagatcaagaagaagaacaagaaaggAAAGTAGATATGCAACAAGAACCAGATCATTTCTACTATATTCAGTCCCCAATCAGATCCTCCCAAGACATAGTGATTTACCAAGAAGACCCTTTCAGCTCTGGGAGCCACCTAGAGAAAACCCTTTTTGATGAACACCCACATCCCCTCTGTTACCCTCAGCTCATGAGCTTCTCAACAACACCCAAatccgaagaagaagaagacttctACGATGAGCTTGAGGAATTGTTACCCGCATCGTCCTATTTCCCAAGCTTCATGAGAAGCAATCTCTCCCAGCTTGAAAGGATTCCTTTTGTCCCTTCTTGA
- the LOC126794411 gene encoding probable WRKY transcription factor 65 isoform X1 produces MDETLSSPEQESDASRELMIRPETQASKRRWVQLKVAHQKTVVTVKIGPNVGKLKNEGPPSDFWSWRKYGQKPIKGSPYPRGYYRCSTSKGCSAKKQVERCKTDASVLIITYTSSHNHPGPDVTSTTKTQNPPPKEAPMQSNSEEDDDDDEDLTAEVPKEEEQEAEPEPEPEPDQEEEQERKVDMQQEPDHFYYIQSPIRSSQDIVIYQEDPFSSGSHLEKTLFDEHPHPLCYPQLMSFSTTPKSEEEEDFYDELEELLPASSYFPSFMRSNLSQLERIPFVPS; encoded by the exons ATGGATGAAACCCTCTCTTCTCCAGAACAGGAGTCAGATGCCTCAAGGGAGCTCATGATTAGGCCAGAAACTCAGGCTTCCAAAAGAAGGTGGGTTCAATT GAAGGTGGCTCATCAGAAAACAGTGGTTACAGTGAAGATAGGACCAAATGTGGGGAAGCTAAAGAATGAAGGGCCTCCTTCAGATTTCTGGTCATGGAGGAAATATGGGCAAAAACCCATCAAAGGATCTCCTTATCCAAG GGGGTACTACAGGTGCAGCACATCAAAGGGTTGTTCTGCCAAGAAACAAGTGGAGAGATGCAAAACTGATGCTTCTGTGCTCATAATCACCTACACTTCTAGCCATAATCATCCAGGTCCTGATGTGACATCCACCACCAAAACCCAGAACCCACCACCAAAAGAAGCCCCAATGCAATCCAATagtgaagaagatgatgatgatgacgaggATCTCACGGCTGAAGTGCCCAAAGAGGAAGAACAAGAGGCAGAGCCAGAGCCGGAACCAGAACcagatcaagaagaagaacaagaaaggAAAGTAGATATGCAACAAGAACCAGATCATTTCTACTATATTCAGTCCCCAATCAGATCCTCCCAAGACATAGTGATTTACCAAGAAGACCCTTTCAGCTCTGGGAGCCACCTAGAGAAAACCCTTTTTGATGAACACCCACATCCCCTCTGTTACCCTCAGCTCATGAGCTTCTCAACAACACCCAAatccgaagaagaagaagacttctACGATGAGCTTGAGGAATTGTTACCCGCATCGTCCTATTTCCCAAGCTTCATGAGAAGCAATCTCTCCCAGCTTGAAAGGATTCCTTTTGTCCCTTCTTGA
- the LOC126795095 gene encoding DELLA protein RGL1-like isoform X1, with protein MAFFPFTPLDFGVQGGLSPLELEDFDKEDLLMSNVGKGDHSFGLEDQLGEMNTLSSEHGLYHDSKAKNGVVVSYFSKDQNQHLDLDHQQQQQQSKPSFLILDNFNFETVSSPHGFYNANKFWKDDQQQQSKLSSSSLDNFSSFDYSFPAGQVTQPVEQAMAELRNNYGRAFKMLKREGQSSGMIAKGNEIDQNNNYVANVVNGTQKLSTEEVMRIAGARYVQFSSQRYEDIYMPMHHFGYALTGLCEEETEDVEIAHLLLAAAEKVGYKQFERASRLLRHCEWNASFKGTSTVQRVVCYFAEALQERIKKETGLSTFKGNQERSQYVNGLGANLAYISCHQEVPFHPVLQFAAIQNIIETVGNERRIHVIDLEIRFGVQWTGFMKALVEREGFPVELLTITALGVRGKQNIREAGKRLASVAKSLNLPFQFKEVIVSDMQDIKNHLFDEIEDDEAVVVYAPLVLRTMILRPRCLENLMKVMRNINPSLMVVIEVEANHNSPSFVNRFIDALFYHSAFLDCLETCMKQNKYKVILEDMLREAIRNIVAAEGSERVARSVKMDVWRAFFAKLKMIETGFSNSSLYQASLVANKVCCTSSTTLDRNGKGLTVGWKGTPIHSLTAWMFQ; from the exons ATGGCATTCTTCCCGTTTACACCACTTGATTTTGGAGTCCAAGGCGGCTTGAGTCCTCTTGAGCTTGAAGATTTTGACAAAGAAGACTTATTAATGTCCAATGTTGGCAAGGGAGACCATTCGTTTGGTCTAGAAGATCAGCTCGGAGAAATGAATACTCTTTCTTCCGAACATGGTCTCTACCATGACAGCAAGGCTAAGAACGGAGTAGTTGTATCCTATTTTTCCAAAGATCAAAACCAACACCTAGATCTTGACCAccagcaacaacaacagcaaTCCAAGCCGAGCTTCTTGATATTGGATAACTTCAACTTTGAGACTGTTTCTTCTCCACATGGTTTCTATAATGCCAACAAGTTCTGGAAGGATGACCAACAACAACAGTCCAAGTTAAGTTCTTCAAGTCTGGATAATTTCAGCAGCTTTGATTATAGCTTTCCCGCAGGACAAGTTACACAACCAGTTGAACAAG CAATGGCGGAGCTAAGAAACAATTATGGTAGAGCGTTCAAGATGTTGAAGAGGGAAGGACAAAGCAGTGGCATGATAGCTAAAGGTAATGAAATTGATCAGAACAACAACTATGTTGCTAATGTTGTTAATGGTACACAAAAACTGTCCACCGAAGAGGTCATGAGGATTGCAGGAGCAAGGTATGTGCAATTCTCTAGTCAGAGGTATGAAGACATTTACATGCCTATGCACCATTTTGGCTATGCACTTACAGGTCTTTGCGAAGAAGAGACGGAAGATGTAGAAATTGCTCACTTACTATTAGCTGCAGCAGAGAAAGTAGGCTACAAACAATTTGAACGAGCAAGCAGATTGCTTAGGCACTGTGAATGGAATGCATCCTTCAAAGGCACTAGTACCGTGCAGAGAGTTGTGTGCTATTTTGCAGAGGCGCTTCAAGAGAGGATCAAAAAAGAAACAGGATTGTCTACATTTAAGGGAAATCAAGAAAGGTCTCAATATGTAAATGGATTGGGAGCAAACCTTGCATACATCTCATGCCACCAAGAAGTCCCATTCCATCCAGTACTGCAGTTCGCGGCAATCCAAAATATTATCGAGACTGTTGGAAATGAGAGAAGGATCCATGTGATTGATCTTGAAATCAGGTTTGGTGTGCAATGGACAGGATTTATGAAAGCACTAGTAGAACGAGAGGGCTTCCCTGTGGAGCTTCTTACTATTACTGCTCTAGGAGTTAGAGGCAAACAAAATATAAGGGAGGCAGGGAAGAGGCTGGCAAGCGTTGCAAAGTCTTTGAACCTACCTTTTCAATTTAAGGAAGTTATTGTATCAGATATGCAAGACATTAAGAatcatttgtttgatgaaattgaaGATGACGAAGCTGTCGTTGTGTACGCGCCATTAGTACTGAGAACAATGATATTAAGGCCTAGGTGCTTGGAGAACTTGATGAAGGTGATGCGTAATATCAATCCTTCTTTGATGGTGGTCATTGAGGTGGAAGCTAACCATAACTCGCCATCATTTGTGAACCGTTTTATTGATGCATTGTTTTACCATAGTGCATTTCTCGACTGCCTTGAAACATGCATGAAACAGAACAAGTACAAGGTGATCCTGGAAGACATGTTGCGCGAGGCAATTCGGAATATAGTGGCAGCAGAAGGTAGCGAAAGGGTTGCTCGGAGTGTGAAGATGGATGTGTGGAGGGCTTTTTTTGCCAAGTTAAAAATGATAGAAACAGGCTTTAGTAACTCATCATTGTATCAAGCTAGTCTGGTGGCTAATAAGGTATGTTGCACAAGCAGCACAACACTCGATAGGAATGGAAAAGGTCTCACTGTTGGATGGAAGGGTACCCCAATTCATTCGCTTACAGCTTGGATGTTCCAATGA
- the LOC126795095 gene encoding DELLA protein RGL1-like isoform X2 yields the protein MAFFPFTPLDFGVQGGLSPLELEDFDKEDLLMSNVGKGDHSFGLEDQLGEMNTLSSEHGLYHDSKAKNGVVVSYFSKDQNQHLDLDHQQQQQQSKPSFLILDNFNFETVSSPHGFYNANKFWKDDQQQQSKLSSSSLDNFSSFDYSFPAGQVTQPVEQGAQFTLQSQIEGSFIVENYTKISPSQSSIAMAELRNNYGRAFKMLKREGQSSGMIAKGLCEEETEDVEIAHLLLAAAEKVGYKQFERASRLLRHCEWNASFKGTSTVQRVVCYFAEALQERIKKETGLSTFKGNQERSQYVNGLGANLAYISCHQEVPFHPVLQFAAIQNIIETVGNERRIHVIDLEIRFGVQWTGFMKALVEREGFPVELLTITALGVRGKQNIREAGKRLASVAKSLNLPFQFKEVIVSDMQDIKNHLFDEIEDDEAVVVYAPLVLRTMILRPRCLENLMKVMRNINPSLMVVIEVEANHNSPSFVNRFIDALFYHSAFLDCLETCMKQNKYKVILEDMLREAIRNIVAAEGSERVARSVKMDVWRAFFAKLKMIETGFSNSSLYQASLVANKVCCTSSTTLDRNGKGLTVGWKGTPIHSLTAWMFQ from the exons ATGGCATTCTTCCCGTTTACACCACTTGATTTTGGAGTCCAAGGCGGCTTGAGTCCTCTTGAGCTTGAAGATTTTGACAAAGAAGACTTATTAATGTCCAATGTTGGCAAGGGAGACCATTCGTTTGGTCTAGAAGATCAGCTCGGAGAAATGAATACTCTTTCTTCCGAACATGGTCTCTACCATGACAGCAAGGCTAAGAACGGAGTAGTTGTATCCTATTTTTCCAAAGATCAAAACCAACACCTAGATCTTGACCAccagcaacaacaacagcaaTCCAAGCCGAGCTTCTTGATATTGGATAACTTCAACTTTGAGACTGTTTCTTCTCCACATGGTTTCTATAATGCCAACAAGTTCTGGAAGGATGACCAACAACAACAGTCCAAGTTAAGTTCTTCAAGTCTGGATAATTTCAGCAGCTTTGATTATAGCTTTCCCGCAGGACAAGTTACACAACCAGTTGAACAAGGTGCACAATTTACACTGCAGAGCCAGATCGAAGGCTCATTTATTGTTGAAAATTACACCAAAATATCGCCTTCTCAATCTTCTATAGCAATGGCGGAGCTAAGAAACAATTATGGTAGAGCGTTCAAGATGTTGAAGAGGGAAGGACAAAGCAGTGGCATGATAGCTAAAG GTCTTTGCGAAGAAGAGACGGAAGATGTAGAAATTGCTCACTTACTATTAGCTGCAGCAGAGAAAGTAGGCTACAAACAATTTGAACGAGCAAGCAGATTGCTTAGGCACTGTGAATGGAATGCATCCTTCAAAGGCACTAGTACCGTGCAGAGAGTTGTGTGCTATTTTGCAGAGGCGCTTCAAGAGAGGATCAAAAAAGAAACAGGATTGTCTACATTTAAGGGAAATCAAGAAAGGTCTCAATATGTAAATGGATTGGGAGCAAACCTTGCATACATCTCATGCCACCAAGAAGTCCCATTCCATCCAGTACTGCAGTTCGCGGCAATCCAAAATATTATCGAGACTGTTGGAAATGAGAGAAGGATCCATGTGATTGATCTTGAAATCAGGTTTGGTGTGCAATGGACAGGATTTATGAAAGCACTAGTAGAACGAGAGGGCTTCCCTGTGGAGCTTCTTACTATTACTGCTCTAGGAGTTAGAGGCAAACAAAATATAAGGGAGGCAGGGAAGAGGCTGGCAAGCGTTGCAAAGTCTTTGAACCTACCTTTTCAATTTAAGGAAGTTATTGTATCAGATATGCAAGACATTAAGAatcatttgtttgatgaaattgaaGATGACGAAGCTGTCGTTGTGTACGCGCCATTAGTACTGAGAACAATGATATTAAGGCCTAGGTGCTTGGAGAACTTGATGAAGGTGATGCGTAATATCAATCCTTCTTTGATGGTGGTCATTGAGGTGGAAGCTAACCATAACTCGCCATCATTTGTGAACCGTTTTATTGATGCATTGTTTTACCATAGTGCATTTCTCGACTGCCTTGAAACATGCATGAAACAGAACAAGTACAAGGTGATCCTGGAAGACATGTTGCGCGAGGCAATTCGGAATATAGTGGCAGCAGAAGGTAGCGAAAGGGTTGCTCGGAGTGTGAAGATGGATGTGTGGAGGGCTTTTTTTGCCAAGTTAAAAATGATAGAAACAGGCTTTAGTAACTCATCATTGTATCAAGCTAGTCTGGTGGCTAATAAGGTATGTTGCACAAGCAGCACAACACTCGATAGGAATGGAAAAGGTCTCACTGTTGGATGGAAGGGTACCCCAATTCATTCGCTTACAGCTTGGATGTTCCAATGA
- the LOC126795324 gene encoding uncharacterized protein LOC126795324 — MGWQQKAMNLLKQPFQILTITLLSLLLPLSFLLLSRLSCANYYYLLTLSAISSPPPPQPLESSTYFCDFCSSLLLYSTPFLLYILVSVVSIAALIHGLTGRVTIIAEPPCPIFRPRLYTAWIFLCTLQMCVGLGIEESIATGIDGSSLSSLDKCNLLSRVVFFLGLHETMLHWCRVVVKPVVDDTVFGGAREERWVERGVMAASVGWLWWWRLRDEIESLVVVTMAKKELSMNIGIADFIGWWLYYVTVTIGMVRVVKGFMWLAMIFLCRRRRGGNNITHSSGDPQDKV, encoded by the coding sequence ATGGGTTGGCAACAAAAGGCTATGAACCTTCTGAAACAGCCTTTCCAGATTCTCACAATAACCCTTCTAAGCTTATTGCTTCCCCTCTCTTTTCTCCTCCTATCTAGGCTTTCTTGTGCCAATTACTACTATCTCTTAACCTTGAGTGCCATTAGtagtcctcctcctcctcaaccTTTAGAGTCCTCCACCTATTTTTGTGATTTCTGCTCCTCTCTATTACTATACTCAACCCCTTTTCTTCTCTACATCCTTGTGTCCGTCGTCAGCATTGCCGCACTTATCCACGGCCTAACAGGTAGAGTTACCATTATAGCGGAGCCCCCATGTCCCATTTTCCGTCCCCGTTTGTACACTGCATGGATTTTCCTATGCACATTACAAATGTGCGTCGGTTTGGGGATCGAGGAGAGCATAGCTACGGGGATTGACGGCTCGAGTCTCAGCAGTCTTGACAAGTGTAACTTGTTGAGCAGAGTAGTGTTTTTCTTGGGGTTGCATGAGACCATGCTCCATTGGTGTAGGGTTGTGGTGAAGCCGGTTGTGGATGACACAGTTTTTGGGGGTGCTAGGGAGGAGAGGTGGGTGGAGAGAGGGGTGATGGCGGCGAGCGTTGGTTggttgtggtggtggaggTTGAGGGATGAGATTGAGTCTTTGGTGGTTGTGACTATGGCTAAGAAAGAGTTGTCAATGAATATAGGGATAGCTGACTTTATTGGCTGGTGGTTGTATTATGTTACTGTGACTATTGGAATGGTTAGAGTTGTGAAGGGTTTTATGTGGCTTGCTATGATTTTCTTATGTAGAAGGAGACGAGGAGGAAACAATATTACCCACAGTTCTGGTGATCCTCAAGACAAAGTATGA